A stretch of Caenorhabditis elegans chromosome IV DNA encodes these proteins:
- the Y57G11C.38 gene encoding DUF7741 domain-containing protein (Confirmed by transcript evidence), with translation MKIFLFLFLIVPTVKASVICYECHANSTEQGKYCSIDKLCAGTSCFFQLNSDNSWSAGCSSTLSSSANISCSAASTSSSIKSTCSCNSDFCNSLAKSKSALSVGTRGNGWWGPRPNTQQNITVNLTLPDRNLVHCEECGSVTVGNTTIQIPCDHDHTCQGNYCVSVRGQTPYSYCGGVWDRDTGSACKSNGLEPEVCTCSMNMCNVLLDPAPLMTTPVMNDPTLLTLATIALGDETAVTPAIIIPEPQPTVGTPVTTVKPTTKRKCKNAKLSPNDQAVFMGEKLKNLILGGFGSEDGAVQNFEDDINDHICNYSEDE, from the exons atgaaaatttttttattcctttTTCTAATAGTCCCCACAGTCAAAGCATCTGTAATTTGTTACGAGTGCCATGCAAACTCGACGGAGCAGGGGAAATACTGCTCAATTGACAAGTTGTGCGCGGGAACTTCTTGCTTTTTTC AACTAAACTCTGACAACAGTTGGTCTGCTGGATGCTCTTCCACACTTTCCTCCAGTGCAAACATCTCTTGTTCAGCAGCTTCAACATCCAGTTCCATAAAATCAACTTGTTCGTGCAATTCTGATTTTTGCAATTCCTTGGCAAAATCTAAAAGTGCTCTGTCAGTTGGTACAAGAGGAAATGGATGGTGGGGACCGAGACCCAATACTCAACA aaacatAACCGTCAACCTAACTCTCCCAGATCGCAATCTTGTTCACTGTGAGGAATGTGGAAGTGTCACAGTTGGGAATACAACTATTCAAATCCCATGTGATCATGATCATACTTGTCAGGGAAATTATTGTGTTTCAG tacGTGGACAAACTCCATATTCATATTGCGGTGGTGTATGGGATAGGGACACTGgg TCTGCCTGTAAATCAAATGGCCTGGAGCCAGAAGTATGCACGTGCTCCATGAATATGTGCAATGTGCTCCTGGATCCTGCTCCACTGATGACAACACCGGTTATGAATGACC CTACTCTCCTAACTCTCGCCACAATTGCTCTGGGAGATGAAACAGCTGTTACGCCAGCAATAATCATTCCAGAACCACAACCAACAGTTGGAACACCTGTAACAACTGTTAAGCCGACTACCA aaagaaagtgcaaaaatgcaaaattgtcGCCAAATGACCAGGCAGTGTTCATGGGAGAAAAGCTGAAGAATCTGATTTTGGGAGGATTTGGTTCAGAGGATGGAGCAGTCCAG aacttCGAAGACGATATCAATGATCATATCTGCAACTATTCAGAGGATGAGTGA
- the Y57G11C.38 gene encoding CdiI_2 domain-containing protein (Confirmed by transcript evidence), with the protein MGEKLKNLILGGFGSEDGAVQNFEDDINDHICNYSEDE; encoded by the exons ATGGGAGAAAAGCTGAAGAATCTGATTTTGGGAGGATTTGGTTCAGAGGATGGAGCAGTCCAG aacttCGAAGACGATATCAATGATCATATCTGCAACTATTCAGAGGATGAGTGA